In Mycolicibacterium mucogenicum DSM 44124, the following are encoded in one genomic region:
- the ilvD gene encoding dihydroxy-acid dehydratase, with the protein MPELRSRTVTHGRNMAGARALLRAAGVSGADFGKPIVAVANSFTEFVPGHTHLQPVGRIVCDAVQAAGGIAREFNTIAVDDGIAMGHGGMLYSLPSRDLIADSIEYMVNAHRADALVCISNCDKITPGMLMAALRLNVPTVFVSGGPMEGGTATLVDGTVRTGLHLISAVTDAVAPEVSDADLERVEAAACPTCGSCSGMFTANSMNCLTEAIGLALPGNGTTLATHTARRRLYEDAGAAVMALARRYYNEDDESALPRNIASAAAFSNAMVVDIAMGGSTNTILHLLAAAREAEVDFDLADIEALSTRIPCICKVAPNGKYLMEDVHRAGGIPAVMGELLRAGLLDTNVHAIHTDSLTSWLETWDTRSPKVSDAAVDLFFAAPGGVRSSSAFSQSCRWENLDLDAVSGCIRDVAHAYSADGGLAILRGNLAEGGCVVKTAGVDDSILRFSGPAVVVESQEEAQDVILSGRVQPGDVVVVRYEGPRGGPGMQEMLYPTSYLKGVGLGKVCALITDGRFSGGSSGLSIGHISPEAAAGGVIALVQDGDRIDIDIPGRRIELGVDATELDARRHRLEQGGGYWPKHRDREVSPALRAYAAMALSADQGAVRDVSGIEAASRAAGAQARLAAAGAATTQR; encoded by the coding sequence ATGCCCGAATTGAGATCCAGGACCGTCACCCACGGCCGGAACATGGCCGGCGCGCGGGCGTTGCTGCGCGCCGCCGGTGTGTCCGGCGCCGACTTCGGCAAGCCAATTGTGGCTGTGGCCAACAGTTTCACCGAGTTTGTGCCCGGCCACACCCATTTGCAGCCGGTGGGCCGCATCGTGTGCGACGCGGTGCAGGCAGCCGGTGGAATAGCGCGGGAATTCAACACCATCGCCGTCGATGACGGCATCGCCATGGGGCACGGCGGCATGTTGTACTCGCTGCCGTCCCGCGACCTGATTGCCGACTCGATCGAGTACATGGTCAACGCGCACCGCGCGGATGCGCTGGTCTGTATCTCCAACTGCGACAAGATCACTCCCGGCATGTTGATGGCTGCGCTGCGGTTGAACGTGCCGACGGTGTTCGTGTCGGGCGGGCCGATGGAGGGCGGCACGGCGACGCTCGTCGACGGCACGGTGCGCACCGGCCTGCACCTGATCTCGGCGGTGACCGACGCGGTCGCTCCCGAGGTCTCGGACGCCGACCTCGAGCGCGTCGAGGCCGCGGCGTGCCCGACCTGCGGGTCGTGCTCCGGCATGTTCACCGCGAACTCGATGAACTGTCTCACCGAGGCGATCGGGCTGGCCCTGCCGGGCAACGGCACGACGCTGGCGACCCACACGGCGCGCCGCCGGCTCTATGAGGACGCCGGTGCGGCCGTCATGGCTCTGGCCCGGCGCTACTACAACGAGGACGACGAGAGCGCGCTACCCCGCAACATTGCTTCTGCCGCAGCGTTTTCCAACGCCATGGTGGTCGACATCGCGATGGGTGGGTCAACCAACACCATCCTGCATCTGCTCGCGGCGGCACGTGAAGCGGAGGTGGACTTCGATCTTGCCGACATCGAAGCGCTCTCCACCAGGATTCCGTGCATCTGCAAGGTCGCCCCCAACGGCAAGTACCTGATGGAGGATGTGCACCGGGCCGGTGGCATCCCCGCCGTGATGGGAGAGCTGCTGCGTGCGGGCCTGCTGGACACCAATGTGCATGCGATCCATACTGATTCGCTCACGTCGTGGCTCGAGACGTGGGACACGAGATCTCCCAAGGTCTCGGACGCGGCCGTGGACCTGTTTTTCGCCGCGCCGGGCGGGGTGCGGTCCAGTTCTGCGTTTTCGCAGTCCTGCCGCTGGGAGAACCTCGACCTCGACGCGGTGTCAGGCTGTATCCGCGATGTCGCGCATGCGTATTCGGCCGACGGCGGGCTGGCCATCCTGCGCGGAAACCTCGCCGAGGGCGGGTGCGTGGTCAAGACAGCCGGCGTCGACGACTCGATCCTGCGCTTCAGCGGCCCCGCCGTGGTCGTCGAATCCCAGGAGGAGGCACAGGACGTCATCTTGAGCGGCCGGGTGCAGCCCGGCGACGTCGTCGTGGTGCGCTACGAGGGCCCCCGCGGTGGGCCCGGGATGCAGGAAATGCTCTATCCCACCTCGTATCTCAAGGGTGTCGGGCTCGGGAAGGTGTGCGCGCTGATCACCGACGGGCGGTTCTCCGGCGGATCCTCGGGGTTGTCGATCGGCCACATCTCGCCGGAGGCAGCGGCCGGAGGCGTCATCGCCCTGGTGCAGGACGGGGACCGCATCGACATCGACATCCCGGGCCGCCGCATCGAATTGGGCGTCGACGCAACCGAACTCGACGCCCGCCGGCATCGGCTGGAACAGGGCGGCGGGTACTGGCCGAAGCACCGGGACCGTGAGGTGTCGCCCGCGCTGCGGGCCTACGCCGCCATGGCCCTGTCGGCAGACCAGGGGGCGGTGCGCGACGTGTCGGGGATCGAGGCCGCGAGCCGAGCCGCCGGGGCGCAGGCTCGGCTCGCGGCGGCTGGTGCCGCTACAACGCAACGTTGA
- a CDS encoding helix-turn-helix transcriptional regulator, with amino-acid sequence MSNQAARAELGGFLRMRREAVDRAEHDLPPIRGRQNGLRREEVAFLSAISVTWYTWLEQGRDINPSRQVLDAIGETLRLSPADQTYLLSLAGFSPGGAQLMPDTGEPPDHLLRLLEAFGRSPAFAIDLDWEITAWNRAYAALYPRVRTVAREDRNLLWLVFTDPSIRQLMPDWDVESRRFVSEYRMQNGARLGEPAVVELLDRLRADSQEFDRVWNDHTIEGFQTRIRRFAHEALGDIELEYHRLAPADLPDLNIVVYTPATAEADRQLDRIRGG; translated from the coding sequence ATGTCCAACCAGGCCGCCCGCGCAGAGCTGGGCGGATTCCTGCGGATGCGCCGGGAGGCGGTCGACCGCGCCGAGCATGATCTGCCGCCGATCCGGGGCCGCCAGAACGGCCTCCGCCGTGAGGAAGTGGCGTTCCTGTCCGCCATCAGCGTCACCTGGTACACGTGGCTGGAGCAGGGCCGTGACATCAACCCGTCGCGGCAGGTGCTCGACGCCATCGGGGAAACGCTGCGGCTCTCCCCTGCCGACCAGACGTACCTGCTGTCACTCGCCGGTTTCTCCCCGGGCGGCGCGCAACTCATGCCGGATACCGGCGAACCGCCTGATCATCTGCTCCGGCTTCTGGAGGCGTTCGGCCGCTCGCCGGCCTTCGCGATCGATCTCGACTGGGAGATCACCGCATGGAATCGCGCCTACGCGGCGCTGTATCCGCGGGTGCGGACGGTCGCTCGCGAGGATCGCAATCTGTTGTGGCTGGTGTTCACCGATCCGTCGATCCGGCAGCTGATGCCGGACTGGGACGTGGAGAGTCGGCGCTTCGTTTCGGAGTACCGCATGCAGAACGGCGCCCGACTCGGCGAGCCCGCGGTGGTCGAACTACTCGACCGATTGCGCGCGGACAGCCAGGAATTCGACCGCGTCTGGAACGACCACACCATCGAGGGTTTTCAGACCCGGATCCGTCGGTTCGCCCACGAGGCACTCGGCGATATCGAGCTGGAGTATCACCGGCTGGCCCCGGCTGACCTGCCGGATCTGAACATCGTCGTCTACACCCCGGCCACCGCGGAGGCGGACCGGCAGCTCGACCGTATCCGGGGCGGCTAG
- a CDS encoding Rv3717 family N-acetylmuramoyl-L-alanine amidase, with the protein MAAAAPVLVGMPAVVSSLTAPTSNAQTLAGSIVFLDPGHNGANDASITKQVPTGRGGTKDCQTSGTSTNAGFPEHTFTWNVVLLIRQELINAGVQVGLSRDNDNAVAACVDQRAAMANAMRPNAVVSIHADGGPAGGHGFHVNYSAPPLNQVQAGPSVRFAQIMRDQLVAGGLTPATYIGSNGLYGRADLTGLNLAQYPSILVECGNMKNPQDAALMSSQQGQQAIANAVARGIAAFIQAS; encoded by the coding sequence ATGGCTGCTGCGGCGCCGGTTCTGGTCGGTATGCCTGCCGTTGTGTCGTCGCTGACAGCGCCAACGTCCAATGCGCAGACTCTCGCGGGTTCCATCGTGTTCCTCGACCCGGGCCACAACGGGGCCAACGACGCGTCGATCACCAAGCAGGTGCCCACCGGCCGCGGCGGTACCAAGGACTGCCAGACCAGTGGCACCTCGACCAATGCAGGTTTTCCCGAGCACACCTTCACGTGGAATGTGGTGCTACTCATCCGGCAAGAGCTCATCAATGCCGGAGTGCAGGTGGGTTTGTCCAGGGACAACGACAATGCGGTGGCTGCGTGTGTGGACCAGCGGGCGGCGATGGCGAACGCCATGCGACCCAATGCCGTTGTGTCGATTCACGCCGACGGCGGTCCCGCCGGCGGCCACGGCTTCCATGTCAACTACTCCGCGCCCCCGCTCAACCAGGTGCAGGCGGGACCATCTGTCAGGTTCGCGCAGATCATGCGCGACCAGTTGGTGGCGGGGGGCCTGACGCCGGCCACGTACATCGGCAGCAACGGTCTGTACGGCCGGGCCGACCTGACCGGCCTGAACCTGGCGCAGTACCCGTCGATCCTGGTCGAGTGCGGCAACATGAAGAACCCCCAGGATGCCGCACTGATGTCGTCTCAGCAGGGTCAGCAGGCCATCGCCAACGCTGTTGCGCGGGGCATCGCCGCATTCATCCAGGCCAGCTAG